One stretch of Lemur catta isolate mLemCat1 chromosome 2, mLemCat1.pri, whole genome shotgun sequence DNA includes these proteins:
- the FBXO30 gene encoding F-box only protein 30, producing the protein MEEELQHSHCVNCVSRRCMIRPEPGISCDLIGCPLVCGAVFHSCKADEHRLLCPFERVPCLNSDFGCPFTMARNKVAEHLEMCPASVVCCTMEWNRWPVSYADRKSYENLSRDVDEVAQLDMALALQDQRMLLESLKVATIMSKATDKVSESKEQISVKSSVPEIPHTNGLVSVDEESYGALYQATVETTRSLAAALDILNTATRDIGMLNTSLCASPDEIEEEQNERESLQDRNLKDQEYLSEDEIGAVGGIDHNDTSQNAQSEQNGSSDLLCDLKTSSYGTSALCNGFPLENMCTQIVDKNQNLRGDSKQSNLTNGECAASDGTSEPSSSLSVAAQLREVIPSNALPNGTVQHILMADGEDEGELCWRKVDLEDLRNVDVLSFSHSPSFKFLSNSCWSKPKEDKAVDTSDLEVAEDPMGLQGIDLITAALLFCLGDSPGGRGISDSRMVDVYHVDFGTQTFSLPSAILATNTVVGEIASASACDHANPQLSNPSPFQTLGLDLVLECVARYQPKQRSMFTFVCGQLFRRKEFSSHFKNVHGDIHAGLNGWMEQRCPLAYYGCTYSQRRFCPSTQGAKIIHDRHLRSFGVQPCVSTVLVEPARNCVLGLHSDHLSSLPFEVLQHIAGFLDGFSLCQLSCVSRLMRDVCGSLLQSRGMVILQWGKRKYPEGNSSWQIKEKVWRFSTAFCSVNEWKFADILSMADHLKKCSYNIVEKREEAIPLPCMCVTRELTKEGRSLRSVLKPVL; encoded by the exons ATGGAGGAGGAGCTGCAGCATTCACACTGTGTGAATTGTGTCAGTAGACGGTGTATGATCAGACCAGAGCCTGGGATTTCCTGTGACTTGATTGGTTGTCCATTGGTTTGTGGAgcagttttccattcttgtaaagCTGATGAGCATCGACTTTTATGTCCATTTGAACGAGTGCCTTGCTTAAATAGTGACTTTGGATGTCCATTTACCATGGCCCGAAATAAAGTTGCTGAACATCTAGAAATGTGTCCTGCAAGTGTGGTATGCTGTACTATGGAGTGGAACAGATGGCCAGTTAGTTATGCAGACCGGAAATCGTATGAAAATCTAAGCAGAGATGTTGATGAAGTGGCACAATTAGATATGGCCTTGGCCCTTCAAGACCAAAGGATGCTCTTAGAATCTCTCAAAGTAGCCACCATTATGTCAAAAGCGACTGATAAAGTATCTGAATCTAAAGAACAAATCTCAGTTAAATCAAGTGTCCCAGAAATACCACATACTAATGGTTTGGTATCTGTTGATGAAGAATCTTATGGTGCACTTTATCAAGCTACTGTAGAAACAACCAGAAGTTTGGCTGCTGCTTTAGATATCCTGAACACTGCCACAAGAGACATTGGCATGTTAAATACAAGTCTTTGTGCTTCCCCTGATGAAATagaagaagaacaaaatgaaagagaaagcttACAGGATAGAAACTTAAAAGACCAAGAGTATCTTTCTGAGGATGAGATAGGAGCAGTAGGTGGAATTGATCATAATGACACAAGTCAGAATGCCCAGTCTGAACAAAATGGTTCAAGCGATTTATTATGTGACTTGAAAACAAGTTCTTATGGCACTTCTGCTCTTTGTAATGgctttcctttggaaaatatGTGTACACAGATCGTAGACAAGAATCAGAATTTACGTGGTGATTCAAAACAAAGTAACTTAACAAATGGAGAATGTGCAGCATCAGATGGCACTTCAGAACCTTCCAGTTCACTTTCAGTAGCAGCACAACTTAGGGAAGTAATACCATCCAATGCTTTGCCTAATGGCACAGTTCAGCATATTCTTATGGCAGATGGTGAGGATGAAGGAGAATTGTGTTGGAGGAAAGTAGACTTAGAGGACTTGAGGAATGTGGATGTCTTATCTTTCAGTCATTCTCCTTCattcaaatttctttctaattcatGTTGGTCTAAACCAAAGGAAGATAAAGCAGTAGATACATCAGATTTGGAAGTTGCAGAAGATCCCATGGGCCTCCAAGGAATAGATCTGATCACAGCAGCATTACTCTTTTGTTTGGGAGATTCTCCAGGTGGGAGGGGTATATCTGATAGTCGCATGGTTGATGTCTATCACGTTGACTTTGGGACTCAGACTTTTTCACTTCCGTCTGCAATATTAGCTACAAATACAGTGGTTGGGGAAATAGCCTCAGCTTCAGCGTGTGATCATGCCAATCCACAGCTTTCAAATCCCAGTCCTTTTCAGACACTTGGGCTGGATTTAGTATTGGAATGTGTCGCTAGGTACCAACCCAAGCAGCGTTCAATGTTTACCTTTGTGTGTGGACAgttatttagaagaaaagaattttcttcacattttaagaACGTCCATGGTGATATTCATGCTGGACTGAATGGCTGGATGGAACAGAGGTGTCCTTTAGCTTATTATGGTTGTACCTATTCTCAGCGTAGATTTTGTCCATCAACACAAGGAGCAAAGATTATACATGACCGCCATTTGAGGTCATTTGGAGTTCAGCCATGTGTTTCTACAGTATTAGTAGAGCCTGCTAGAAACTGTGTGTTGGGATTACATAGTGACCATTTAAGTAGTCTTCCTTTTGAGGTCCTGCAGCATATTGCAGGCTTTCTTGATGGCTTCAGTTTATGCCAGCTCTCATGTGTATCCAGGTTAATGAGGGATGTGTGTGGCAGTCTGCTTCAGTCTCGTGGAATGGTCATACTACAATGGGGGAAAAGGAAGTATCCAGAAGGAAATTCATCATGGCAGATAAAAGAAAAG GTATGGCGATTCAGTACCGCATTTTGTTCTGTTAATGAATGGAAATTTGCTGACATCCTAAGCATGGCTGACCACTTGAAGAAATGCAGTTACAACATTGTAGAGAAACGAGAGGAAGCAATCCCATTGCCATGTATGTGTGTGACACGAGAACTCACTAAAGAAGGACGTTCACTACGCTCAGTTTTAAAGCCTGTACTTTAA